In Juglans microcarpa x Juglans regia isolate MS1-56 chromosome 8D, Jm3101_v1.0, whole genome shotgun sequence, the following are encoded in one genomic region:
- the LOC121242207 gene encoding cytochrome P450 CYP82D47-like, with product MTYITASVFALLLFIFFLFSKRRTKKTTPQRTLPPEAGGAWPIVGHLHLLARSNPAHITLGNMADKYGPIFTIRLGMHKAIVVSNSELAKECFTTNDKAFANRPKAVATELMGYNYATFGLSPYGPYWRQARRITTHEFLSNHRLEMFKHIGESEVNTSIKETYDQLLVNNNKLMLVEMKRWFGNITLNTVFRMVVGKRFAWATTEDEDEGNDLRSRKAFIDFFTLAGKFVVSDALPYMRWLDLGGDERAMKKAAREMDHVLQGLLEVHKQRRVLSEVKNGHHDFMDVMLSVVIDNEEIFEENEEISSFDVDTITKATCLSLILGGIDTTAVTLTWALSLLLNNREALKKVQQELDLQVGKERQVKDSDMKNLIYLQAVIKETMRLYPAAPLSLPHESTEDCTLAGYHVPAGTRLLVNLAKIQRDSHVWPDPTEFHPERFLTTHKDINVRGQNFELIPFGSGRRICPGISLGMQLIQLTLATFLHAFDLSTPSAEPVDMVEKAGITSMKATPLEVHLIPRLLAPGYILHN from the exons ATGACTTATATCACGGCCAGCGTCTTTGCCTTGcttctctttatcttctttctattttctaagAGGAGAACTAAAAAAACTACACCTCAAAGAACACTTCCACCCGAAGCAGGTGGTGCATGGCCTATTGTCGGCCACCTCCACCTATTAGCAAGGTCAAACCCTGCCCATATAACCTTGGGTAATATGGCTGACAAGTATGGACCAATCTTCACTATCAGGTTGGGCATGCATAAAGCTATAGTGGTCAGCAATTCAGAGTTAGCCAAAGAATGTTTCACCACCAATGATAAAGCCTTTGCCAACCGTCCCAAAGCTGTGGCAACAGAACTTATGGGCTATAACTATGCCACATTCGGTTTGAGCCCTTATGGTCCCTATTGGCGCCAAGCTCGAAGAATAACCACACATGAGTTCCTTTCAAATCACCGCCTTGAGATGTTCAAACACATCGGAGAGTCGGAGGTAAACACATCTATAAAAGAAACATATGATCAACTCTTGGTCAATAACAACAAGCTCATGTTAGTGGAGATGAAGAGATGGTTCGGCAACATCACGCTAAACACTGTATTTAGAATGGTTGTAGGGAAGCGATTTGCTTGGGCTACCACCGAGGATGAGGATGAAGGAAATGATCTCCGGAGCCGAAAGGCATTTATAGATTTCTTCACGTTGGCCGGAAAGTTTGTGGTGTCAGATGCACTTCCATATATGAGATGGTTGGACTTGGGTGGGGACGAGAGGGCCATGAAGAAAGCCGCAAGAGAAATGGATCATGTGCTTCAAGGTTTACTAGAAGTACACAAACAAAGAAGGGTCTTGAGTGAGGTGAAGAACGGACACCATGACTTTATGGATGTGATGCTATCCGTTGTCATAGATAACGAAGAAATCTTCGAAGAGAACGAAGAGATTTCTAGTTTTGATGTTGATACAATCACCAAAGCTACTTGTCTG TCCCTTATCTTAGGGGGCATAGATACAACAGCTGTGACTTTGACATGGgctctctctctacttcttaACAACCGAGAGGCTCTAAAGAAAGTCCAACAAGAACTAGACCTCCAGGTTGGCAAGGAAAGGCAAGTTAAAGATTCGGACATGAAAAATCTAATCTATCTTCAAGCAGTCATCAAAGAAACAATGCGTTTATACCCTGCAGCCCCACTTTCTTTGCCGCATGAGTCCACTGAAGATTGTACTTTGGCTGGTTACCATGTCCCAGCCGGCACACGTCTTCTTGTTAATCTAGCAAAGATCCAACGAGACTCACATGTGTGGCCCGATCCAACCGAATTTCATCCAGAAAGGTTCCTTACTACCCACAAAGATATCAACGTTAGGGGACAGAATTTTGAATTGATACCATTTGGCAGTGGTAGAAGAATTTGCCCCGGAATCTCGCTTGGGATGCAACTGATTCAGCTCACACTTGCTACCTTCTTGCATGCTTTTGACCTTTCAACTCCTTCAGCTGAACCAGTAGATATGGTTGAGAAAGCCGGAATTACCTCCATGAAAGCAACACCACTCGAAGTCCATCTCATTCCACGCCTTCTTGCTCCGGGATACATATTGCATAACTAG